A single Populus nigra chromosome 13, ddPopNigr1.1, whole genome shotgun sequence DNA region contains:
- the LOC133670661 gene encoding gibberellin-regulated protein 4 has translation MAKFVAVFLLALIAISMLQTLAVASHGRGGHHNNNKNKYGPGSLKSFQCPSQCTRRCSKTQYHKPCMFFCQKCCKKCLCVPPGYYGNKAVCPCYNNWKTKEGGPKCP, from the exons ATGGCTAAGTTTGTTGCTGTCTTCCTCTTGGCTCTCATTGCCATTTCCATGCTCCAAACCTTG GCTGTGGCATCCCATGGGCGTGGAGGTCACCACAATAACAACAAG AACAAGTATGGACCTGGGAGTCTCAAGAGCTTCC AATGTCCATCACAATGCACGAGGAGGTGTAGCAAGACCCAGTACCATAAGCCATGCATGTTCTTCTGTCAGAAGTGCTGCAAGAAGTGCCTCTGCGTTCCCCCAGGGTATTATGGGAATAAAGCTGTGTGCCCTTGCTACAACAACTGGAAGACCAAGGAAGGAGGGCCTAAGTGCCCttga